A portion of the Desmodus rotundus isolate HL8 chromosome 8, HLdesRot8A.1, whole genome shotgun sequence genome contains these proteins:
- the ZNF706 gene encoding zinc finger protein 706, producing the protein MARGQQKIQSQQKNAKKQAGQKKKQGHDQKAAAKAALIYTCTVCRTQMPDPKTFKQHFESKHPKTPLPPELADVQA; encoded by the exons atggCTCGTGGACAGCAGAAGATTCAGTCTCAGCAGAAAAATGCCAAAAAGCAAGCtggacaaaagaagaaacaagggcATGACCAAAAGGCTGCTGCCAAAGCTGCCTTAATATATACGTGCACTGTCTGTAGG ACACAAATGCCAGACCCTAAGACCTTCAAGCAGCACTTTGAGAGCAAGCATCCTAAGACTCCACTTCCTCCAGAATTGGCTGATGTTCAGGCATAA